The following nucleotide sequence is from Aneurinibacillus soli.
GCACTGGCTGATTCTGCCTGGACGTATGCGGTAGGAACGGTTTCGCCCGAAGTGGAGCGACTGCTGCATGTAACGAAGGAATCATTATATAAGGGGATTGAACAGGCGACAATCGGCAATCGACTCGGCGATATCGGGCATGCGATTCAGTCATATGTCGAGGCTGCCGGATTTTCGGTTGTGCGGGACTTTACTGGTCACGGCATCGGGAAAACGATTCACGAGGACCCGGCTGTACTTCATTACGGCAAGCCAGGTAAAGGAATGCGCTTGAAAGAAGGAATGGTTATTACGATTGAGCCGATGGTCAACATGGGCACATGGCATAGCAAGATGGACGCGAACGGCTGGACGGCGCGGACGACAGATGGGAAATTTTCGGTACAGTATGAACACACACTGGCGATTACCAAAGATGGCCCTCGTATTCTGACGGAACAAAAATAATGGGTAAGCGGTGAAAGAGCTGGATGCTGCACGTTATTTGTTCAGAATATGTTCAGAAGCGTTTGGTAAAATGAAAGTGGGTACGAGTAGAGCCGGCTATAAGCAAAAAAAGGTTGGGGCCTCAACGTTCCAGCCTTTTTTGTTGTGGTGATATTTTGCTGTAAAAAAGTTACGGTATAGGGGGCGTGCATGAGAACAAGGCTACTAGCATTTGGGATATGTCTTTTATCTTTCACTGTAATTTTTGCTCTTTTTTGGGCGGTTATTGAAAAAAATAAGTCGAAGGAAGTGCCATCCGCCCGACACGGTATCCTTGATTTATCAACATGGGATCTTGGGAAACAGGAGGCCATTCTTTTGAATGGGGAGTGGGCGTTTTATCCAGATCAATTGCTTGTACCAGAAGACTTTACAAGAGAAGAAAAGACGCCGATGTATGTCCAGGTCCCTTCCTTCTGGAATCAGTATAGCATCAATGGCAAGAAGCGTTCTGCTTACGGTAGTGCAACGTATCGTCTGCAAATCAAGCTAAACGGTCGCGAACAGATTGTTGGGATTAAAACATCGATCATTCGTACGGCAAATAAAATCTATGTGAATGGGCAGCTGATAGGATCGAGTGGAGTACCAGGAAGCCCCGAAACCTATTCGCCGAAAAACACACCGTACGTGCGCTATGTGAATGTATCAGGCGCTAAGCTGGACATCATTGTTCAAGTTTCTAATTATGTGTATGCGCCTAACGGTGGAATTTCACATGCGATTTATTTTGGAAGCCAGGCGGCTATTTCCGCATTACGAGAAAAGGCACTTCTATTCGATTGGGTTATGCTGACGAGTTTTTTTCTTATGGGTGTGTATTTTCTTGGACTATATATGCAAAGAAGAAAAGATAGGCCTGTAGTATACTTCTCCCTTTTTTGCTTTTTTTCAGCACTCTATGTCGTTACACATGGGGAGAAGATGCTGTATACGTTCTTTCCCCAAATCGATTACTTTTTGTTTCAAAGACTGCAAGTTATTTCAGGTATGGTTAGTGGGATCAGTCTAGTTTTGTATACATATTTCTCGTTTCCGAAACTATGTTTTTTATGGTTTGTTCGAGTAAGTGTCTTGATAAACAGTGTGCTTATAATGATGTTTCTTATCTTTCCGATGCGCGTTTATTCACAGGTGGATCTTAGCCTCTCATTTTTAGGAGTTATCCCGTACTTTTATATGATTTATATCTCCGTATTGGCAGCGGTTAGAAGGGTGGAAGGAGCAGGCTACGTTACGATTGGAGCTTTTTCATTAATGGTTGCGATGGTGGATACAGTGCTTAATATAAACGGATATTCACCTACGTATCTTTTACCTCCGTTTGAGCCGCTTTTATTTATGGTGATGCATTCTTTCTGGATGTCGCTTCGTTTTTATAATGTCTTTAAAAAGAATGAAGAGTTGTCTATGAAATTGGTCGCGGCTGATAAAGTGAAGGATGAATTTCTCGCCAAAACCTCGCATGAGTTACGAACGCCGCTACATGGAATTATTAACCTGACACAGCTATTGTTAAACGACATCGGGGAACAGATACATCCTAGACAAAAAGAGAGTTTATACTTGATTCATTCAACAGGCAAGCGTCTCTCTAATCTCATTCATGATATTATCGACGTTTCAAAAATGAAGCAGGGCGAATTATCTATTTATCCATCTTGTATTGATGTAAGAACGAGTGCTCAGACGGTACTTGCTATTTTCTCTACGTTACAGCACGAAAAAGGAATCATGCTGCTTAACCATATTCCACAAGACTTACCCCCTGCTTATGTAGATGAGAATCGTCTGCATCAGATTTTCTATAATCTAGTGGATAATGCTCTGAAATATACGTTACATGGAAAGGTTGAGCTTTTGGCTTACGTACATGGTGAGTGGCTGGAGATTGTCGTGGAAGATACGGGAACAGGGATTCCAGAAGATAAATATGATGAAATTTTTCAGTCGTTTCATCAATTAGAGGCGCATATGACCCGGGAGAATAGCGGAATTGGCCTTGGCTTAAATATTACCAAGCAATTAGTTGAATTACACGGGGGGACAATTACGGTAGCGTCAAAAGTAGGAGAAGGAACGCGCTTTACGTTTACGCTACCGATCGCTAAAGAAGAGAGAAAGGAAGAAATACATGAAGAAAACGTGTATTCTCTAAAAAATATGGGGGGACGAGACGTCTCTTTCTCCACTCCGCACAAAATGATCAGGAACGGCGCCTATACCGTATTAGTCGTAGATGATGAGTATTCGAATTTAACAATTGTGATGAATGCCATGGATTTGATGGGATATTCGGTGATTGCAGTAAAAAATGGAGAGGAAGCGATTGAGGTACTGCAAAGTCATCCAACGATTGATTTGGTGATTCTAGATCTGATGATGCCGCGCTTGTCTGGTTTAGAGGTGTGCAGGCACATTCGAAAAACGTCTAGCTTAAGTGAACTGCCTATTCTTATGCTCACAGCAACTGGACAGGTCGGGGATATTCTTGCTTCGTTTGAAGCAGGTGCCAATGACTTTTTACAAAAACCTGTAGAACTTGCGGAATTGAAGGCTAGAGTCGATTCTTTGCTGCTTATGAAAAAATCAGCACAACATGCGATTCAGAATGAGCTGGATTTTTTACAAGCACAAATTACCCCACATTTTTTATACAATACGCTTAATACAATCGTGTCGCTCTCGTATAAGGACAGTGAAAAAATGCGCGAAATCATTCATGATTTAGCGTACTATTTACGTGCAAAGTTTGATTTTAATCGTACAGAGCGCTTCGTCCCGATCCAACAAGAACTTGAACTCGTACGAGCCTACCTGGAGATTGAACAGGTACGATACTCGCATCGACTTCAGATTGTATTTGATATTGATGAGGCTGTTGCATGCCTTCTTCCTCCATTGACCATTCAACCGCTTGTGGAAAATGCGATTCAACATGGAATTGCCCCACAAGTTTCCGGGGGAACGGTGAAAGTTTCCATTCAGCAAATGAGAGACGAGGTTTGTATTGCGGTAGAAGATGACGGAGTTGGAATGCCGCAAGAACGCATTCGCCAAATTCTTGACGGGCAATACGATGGAGTTGGATTTAAGAATGTCAATAAACGCCTGCAAACGATGTACAATTGTCAGTTGCAAATCGAAAGTGCAAGTGGAGAAGGGACAAAAGTAGTCATGTTAATAAAGGAAGAGGGAATGTAACAGGGCTAGCCTCAAAAGGACATGAAACATGACCTTTCAAGGCTAGCCCTTCTTTATCGTAGTTTTTCCTTTGGTAATGCGATCGTAATGGTTGTCCCTGTCTGATCAGAACTTTCGATTTGTAGACGACATTGATAGAAGTTTTGTAAACGTTTGTCCACGTTTTGGAGACCGACTCCTTTGTACTGACCCACAACAATTTCTTTCAGGCGGGATTCCGCAATCCCCACCCCATCATCAGCAACGGTAATATAAATCATATCTATCGTTTGAGAGATCGAGAGCGTAATCGTTCCACCTGAAAGTTTCGGAGCAATTCCATGGCGGACCGCGTTTTCGACGAGTGGTTGAATCGTGAGAGGGGGTAATAAACAGTGAACCGTCTCGTCGATCTCAAAAATAACACGCAGGCGTGTTCCGTAACGTACTTCCTCAATGCCAAAGTAAGCTCGTACTAATTCAAGCTCTTGGGCAAGTGGAATGAGTCGTTCCTGGTTATGGAAGTCAAACTTGGCTCGCAAATAATACGTGAGATCATTAATGATCTCGCGCATTTTCTCTACATCTTTGTAGGAGAGAGAGATAACCGTATTGAGCGTATTATACAGAAAATGCGGGGTAATCTGAGCTTGCAAAAAGTCCAGCTCATGTTGCAGGGCTTCCTGAACAGATTTTTTCAGTAAGAGCAACGACTCCACTCGCGCTTTTAATTCAGGAAGTGCTACAGGCTTTTGCAAGAAATCATTAGCCCCTGCTTCAAAAGAAGCGACAATGTCACCAAGTTGTCCCGCTGCTGTTAGGATAAGAACCGGGATCTCTGTTAGTTTATGGGTGGCCCGGATTGTCCGGCATACGTCTAAGCCGGACATGCGCGGCATCATAAGATCTAGAATCACCAAATCAATCGTTGGATGGCTGTGAAGCATATCCAGTGCCTCTTGCCCATTTTTGGCCGCGATGACGGAATGGCCCATCGAATCGAGAGCGTCGAGCAGCACTTTTAAGTTCGAGTATTCGTCGTCGACGACAAGCACGGTATAAGTCGATTCTTTCAATAACTTGTATGGCGTAGAAAATGATAGAGTAGCAGTAGCTGCGGACTCGGCATCGGTGAATAACGTGTGTTCCTGTATATCCTTATTCCCTTCATTTGCAATCGGTAATGTAAAAGTAAAGCATGAACCTTCCCCTACTGTAGATTGAACGTGAATCGTCCCGCCGTGTAATTCGATGAGCTGCTTCGTAATGCTTAACCCAAGACCGATTCCCGGATTCTCACTTGTCATATGATCTTCAAGTTGGTGGAAGGAGTCGAAAATTTCCTCGAATTTTTCTGCTGGAATTCCTGTCCCGGTATCTTTTACAGAAATGGTTACAAAATTTCCTTCTACATAGCCCAAGAGTTCCACTTTTCCGCTATCTGTATATTTTATTGCATTATCCACTAGATTATAAAAAATTTGCTTCAAGCGATTTTCGTCCGCATAGGCAAGAGGAAGATCGTTGGGAATTTGGTTGATAAGGAGAAGCTGCTTTTCTTTTTGCATCATTTCGAAGAAGGATATAATCATCTGTGCTACGGCTCTCGTGTCAACCGGAACGGGATAAATACGCAACTCACCGTGTTTGATTTTCGATACATCAACAATATCATTAATCAGTGTGGCAAGCCGTTTTCCGATCAAGTGAATGGCGACGAGGCCCTCTTTTTGCTTTGGCTCCAGGTCTTCTTTTTTGTCTTGCAGCAATAGTTCAGCGATATTAATAATTCCATGTAACGGCGTTCGTAATTCATGGGAAGTTTTAGCGAGAAATTCATCTTTACGTTTGTCAAACGTTAATAGTTTTACAGATAGTTCTTCTACTTTTTTGAATGCATTGGAGAAGCGTAGCGACATCCAGAGCGAATGCAGCAAGATAAATAGAACAGGCCAAAATGGTGGCACAATGTTCAAAGGCAAATATCCTATACTAGTAAGCGCGAGCATGATCGTATACATGATTAAGAAAAGCGAGCTAAAAATCAGATAGAAAGTCCCTTCTACCCGGCGAATGGACGCTAGTATTGACATGTACGTGAGATACATCCATGTGTAAAGAGCAAACGTAATTTGCAAAATCTCAAAACGACTATGAACAGATAACGGGCAAGCAACTACAGCTACTAGGAAGATTCCGACTGCCAGACAGATTCTAATCACCCATTTGGAGCATAGCTCTCGGAAGGAATAATATGTGTACATTGTCAGGCCAATCAAGGTGATCGAGGTAGAGAAAAATTGCAGTTTGGCAAATACATAATAATGGATGGACGGGACGAACATGTACAATATTTTCTCGCCGTGTGTAGCTGCATAAAAGGCCGCAGCCAAGCAATACAGTGCAAAGTATAGTAAAAATAAATCGCTTCGTCTTTGTGTATATAGACCAAACAAATACAGTCCCATTATGGTCATGCTCGTTATGACAATGGAATCGAACAACAAGGCTTTATTTTGCAGAGCCGCGATGGATGTCTGTTCCCCAAAATAAATCGGATCGATGATTCCCCCGCCAGGAGCGTAGTCGTAGTTTGCGACATGAACGAGTATCTCCACGACCCCACCTGATAGTTGTGTATAGCGGGTATACGGTGTGTTTTCCGGAGAATAGGTAGCATTGGTTTTTGGAATGCCGCTTGCCCCGAGCTGTTTGCCATTGATATAGATACGGTTTGACATACGGATGATTGACGTTTTAAGGCCGAATACTTTTTCCGCATGTGGCAACTTGATTTGTAAGCGATAGGTGGCACTTCCAAAGGGCGAAAGCGATTTTCCATTACGGGTATAACGATTCCAGGGAGATGGAACAGGCACATACTCTGGCGTAGGCCGTGAAACAACAAAGTCATGATGGGTTAGCAGTTGATTCGGATAAAACTCCCATTCCCCTGTAAGAGGAACAGCCCCATTTTTCGTGAAATCCCAGGTGGATAAATCGAGGAAACCATGCTGTGATCGTGGAGATGTCTGATGGTTGAACTTATTCATCATCCACCATATCCCGTAAAAAATCCCGATGAAAGCAAGGATACAAAGAAAAAAAGCGAGTAGTCGTGTTTTCATGTATGCACCTCAACTAGATATAAGCAAATAGACTTTGTAGGATTATTGTATCATAAATCGCTACATAGATAAGGAGTATGTTCCTTAGCTCTCAATCGTTATAGTTTTAAAAATGTTTAGATAATTGAAAATATTATATTGACACGAAAGAATGCCCATATTATTATTTTGGTATCAAACGTTAAATATTTAACGATTTAATAAATTCTAACAATAGTGAGGAGGAACGTGGAAAAGGTAGAGCGTGCGGTATATTTCCACTAAAAATGTAAGCGTTATTATTTTATCTTTATTCTAGGGAGGGTTTGGTATGGCAGTACGGACAGGGCAGCAATTTCTTGAAGGGTTGAAAAACGATGGACGTGAGATTTGGTTAGATGGGGAGTTAATACAAGATGTAACGACTCACCCGGCGTTTAAAGGGGCAGCCGAGCATATCGCGAAACTGTTCGATTTGCAGCATAAATATCCAGAAATTATGACAGCTACTTGCCCGGAAACAGGTGAAAAATTTGGAATTACCCATCTGATCCCAAGAAGCAAAGAAGACATTAAACGAATTCGTAAAGCGATGAAAGTGTGGGCCGAAGCTTCTGTCGGCTTAATGGGCCGAAGCCCGGATTATATGAATACAACCTTTGCTTGTTTTGCGGGCCATGCTGATGTATGGGCTCGTCGTGGAAACGAGCAGGGTGCACGAAATATGATTGCATATCAAAAGTATGTTCGAGACAATGATTTAATTATGACTCACTCAATTATTAATCCTCAGGTGGATCGTTCCGTATCGGAAGCCGAGCAGGGCGGCGGGGAAGTGTCTTTGCACAAAGTAGGGGAAACAGAAGATTCGATTATCGTACGGGGTGCACGGATGCTGGCAACGCTGGCACCTTTCGCAGATGAATTAACTGTATATCCAGGCAGTGATATCCGTCTTCAAGATAAGAAGTATGCGATTTGTTTTGCAGTTCCGATGAATACGCCGGGGCTTAAATTTATCTGTCGCGATTCATACAGCAAGGAGAGAAATAACTTTGACTATCCGTTGTCTTCTCGCTTTGATGAAATGGATGCCGTCGTTATTTTCGATGATGTACACGTACCAAAAGATCGCGTGTTTATGGACGGGGATACGGTAGGTTATTCGGAAGTAATTGGAGACGGATACTGGAGAAACTATATCATCTTCCAGGCGATGAACCGCGCCTTAACTAAACTTGAGTTTGCCTTTGGTCTTGGCCATATGATTGCCGATACGACAGGGGTAAATGCATTCGATCATGTTCAAGAAAAACTCGGGGAAATCTGGAACATGATGGAGATGACACGCGCAGGTGTAGTGGCTGCCGAGGAAGGGGCTTTTGAAGTAGATGGCAAAGGAATCTGGGCACCGGATGATAAGCCGTTGATCGCGCTTCGCGGTTTGATGCCGAAATGGATTCCACGAGCTACTGAACTGCTGAAAGTTATTGGTGGCGGTGGATATATGCTTACGCCATCTTTGAAAGATATGAACGGACCGCTGGCGAATGATATTACGAAATATTACCAGGCACGCAATGCTGATGCAGAACAACGCATTCGCTTATTCCGTCTCGGCTGGGACTTTATCGGCTCAGAGCTTGCTGGACGCGGTGATTTGTACGAACGTTTCTATCTGAGTGACGCTTACCGCATGACAGCATTAAACTACAAAGTCGCCGAGAAAGAACATGCCGAAATGCTAGTGAAGCAGTTCTTGAATGAGCCGGTAAACGAATTACAGGCCACAAAGTAAAATAGCTTGGGATCGCTTCTTCCTCTATAGTCTAGTATAAGGAAGAAGCTTTTCTCGTATGTAGCTGCTGGAATAGCCAGAATAGATAATCCTAGCAAAAGAGGGGGCGCTTTTCTATGGAAACAGAAACGACTTCTATTAATGGGTCGGTTACGATTGGAACATCTGGTCAAAAGGCAGAATTAAAACGAGTATTAAAGACGCGTGACTTAGTTATATTTGGGATGGTTTTCATGGCGCCTGTTTCCGCTCAGACTCTTTTTGGTTCACTTGCACAAGTATCGCAGGGGCATGCTGTTTTGTCGTATATTGTTGGGCTAGTCGCGATGATATTCACAGCATATTCGTATGGTAAAATGGCAGAGGTATTTCCGATTGCAGGTTCTACGTACAGTTATACATCACGGGCGATTCATCCGTATGTAGGTTTTATTGCGGGCTGGTCTATGCTGCTTGATTACGTGCTCATTCCCATTTTGTTATATAAACTGAGCGCAATCTATGCGATGGAATTGCTGCCGTCTATTCCACTTTGGCTGATGCTGCTTTTGTTTGTCGTTCCGGTAACGGTGTTTAATTGTATCGGAACGCAGGTTGCTTCAAGAGTGAATATCTTCATGACCATAATCATGGTATTAAGTATTGTTTTGTTTGTCGGTTTTGCGATAAAGGCATTGCTTCATGGAGTAGGTGTCGGAAGTGTTTTTTCGATGCAAGGGATTTATCATGCACAAACCTTTACGTGGCACTCTCTGATCGGGGGAGCATCCATTGCAGTTCTTTCTTTCCTCGGTTTTGATGCGGTAACAACGATGGCAGAAGATTCAAGTGTTTCCGGGAAAATGGTTGGAAAAGCTGCGGTACTAGCCTGTGTGATAAGTGCGGTGTTGTATGTGGCTCAAGTTTATTTTGCTACGTTAACATTCCCGAATTTCACGGCTTTTCAGTCACCGGATACAGCCTTTTTCGAGATTACGACGCTTGTGGGAGGAAGCGGGCTGGCTACGCTTTTAGCGTTAATTATTTCGCTTTCTGGCATTTCGACAGCTCTGGCAGGGCAGGCAGCCGCTTCCCGCTTGCTATACGGAATGGGGCGTGAACGTGTATTGCCCAAGTTTTTTGCACATCTTCATCCGAAACATAAAACACCAGCCTACAGTATTTTATTTATGGCAGCTACCGGGTACATCGGTGCCGTTTTGATTGACTTAAGCGTACTCTTTTTGATCATTGTGTTCGGTGCGCTAATCGGATTTCTCTGTGTGAATTTATCAGTATTCATCGAGTATTACATCAAGAGACAAGAACGTTCGTTTACGGCTTTTGTTCCATATGTATTGTTCCCGCTAGCTGGATTGGTTGTATGCGCTTACATCATGTGGGGGATGGATCGAATTGGGCATATTGTCGGAGGAAGCTGGCTTGTGCTCGGGATTATTTATCTGGCTATCATGAGTAAAGGCTTTACGAAAAAAGTCGAGATGTTTAAAGAGGATTCGTTTTAGTTGCGTTACGACAGTGGGGCTGTCTCGGAAGCCAGAGCATGGCGAACGGGATAGCTCTTTTTTTGTAGAATCGACAACGTGTGGTGGTGAGGGAGTGGGAGAAGGGAGGAGCCGTTCGCTTCGGTATGCTTGCAGGGAAGTGTTGACTGTCCGCTTCAGGAGTCCGACGAACGTGCCCGCAAAGAACAGCCTGCGATGTTGATTCATAGAAGGATTGCGGGCAAAGGCCTGTTCGTCGTTCTCCCTCTGCTGAGTAGGCACATACAGGCGCTCGTGCTCCTCCCTTCTCCCACTCCCCGCACAACGTTTCGGTTTACAGAAAACACACAACGCCAGAATGGATTCACTCGATAACCACTGGTTTTTCGCAAGACCGCTTTCTTATCTTTTACCTACATATCAAAGCTCAGCTGTAAAGTAGCAATAAAGTCGTTTAAATCTATATGTTACTCCACAATCGCGCCCGATTGTGGAAGATTACAAAAGCTTCTATTAGCTGGTTTAGTTTAGTATCAAACTAATCAGTAGGTTCTCCTTCTCGAAATGAGAATGCCAATTTTCAAAATAATCATTTTCAGCTTCGCCTCGTCATTTAAGCAAAGGGTAAAATTAGGGTATCTATTTAAATTGAATTAATTCCTGTAAATGAATATTTCACTAAATTTTCAACATAAACATCATCCAAATTTTCACCTATCACTAGCAATCTATAGAAAATTGGTCCGTAAATGAGGTCAACACTTAAATCGAGATCGAGATTTTCCCTCAAATCCCCTCGCTGAACCCCCCGTTCCAAAAGCTGCTTAGCCTCAAGCCGGCGAGGATGGAAGTATCTGGTCCGATATGCCTCCGCCAGTCTTGAATCAAATTGCCCTTCACCAATCAACTCCTTAATGATTTTACCTTCCCGACTGGTCAAAAATCGAGCTAAACTAGTGGCATGGATAAGTATGTCATTAAATACTGAACCCGTGTCAGGAATCGGCAGTCTTGCCGTAGCAGCAGCTAGAAAGCCGTCCATAACAACGTCTGCTTTGTTGGTCCACCATTTATAAATGGTGGCTTTACTAACCCCTGCCCGCTCCGCAATTTTCTCTACAGTGACTGTTCCAAGGCCATTTTCCAACAACAAATCATATGAAGCAGAAAGGATAGACTTTTGCGTTTCAACATTACGTGG
It contains:
- a CDS encoding TetR/AcrR family transcriptional regulator, coding for MNTKRGRPRNVETQKSILSASYDLLLENGLGTVTVEKIAERAGVSKATIYKWWTNKADVVMDGFLAAATARLPIPDTGSVFNDILIHATSLARFLTSREGKIIKELIGEGQFDSRLAEAYRTRYFHPRRLEAKQLLERGVQRGDLRENLDLDLSVDLIYGPIFYRLLVIGENLDDVYVENLVKYSFTGINSI
- a CDS encoding APC family permease, which produces METETTSINGSVTIGTSGQKAELKRVLKTRDLVIFGMVFMAPVSAQTLFGSLAQVSQGHAVLSYIVGLVAMIFTAYSYGKMAEVFPIAGSTYSYTSRAIHPYVGFIAGWSMLLDYVLIPILLYKLSAIYAMELLPSIPLWLMLLLFVVPVTVFNCIGTQVASRVNIFMTIIMVLSIVLFVGFAIKALLHGVGVGSVFSMQGIYHAQTFTWHSLIGGASIAVLSFLGFDAVTTMAEDSSVSGKMVGKAAVLACVISAVLYVAQVYFATLTFPNFTAFQSPDTAFFEITTLVGGSGLATLLALIISLSGISTALAGQAAASRLLYGMGRERVLPKFFAHLHPKHKTPAYSILFMAATGYIGAVLIDLSVLFLIIVFGALIGFLCVNLSVFIEYYIKRQERSFTAFVPYVLFPLAGLVVCAYIMWGMDRIGHIVGGSWLVLGIIYLAIMSKGFTKKVEMFKEDSF
- the map gene encoding type I methionyl aminopeptidase, whose translation is MIILKNEKEIERMHEAGKLLASCHKKIATMMKPGITTWEIEAFVEKYLKEHGATPEQKGYQGYKYATCASVNDEICHGFPNKKPLKDGDIVTIDMVVNLNGALADSAWTYAVGTVSPEVERLLHVTKESLYKGIEQATIGNRLGDIGHAIQSYVEAAGFSVVRDFTGHGIGKTIHEDPAVLHYGKPGKGMRLKEGMVITIEPMVNMGTWHSKMDANGWTARTTDGKFSVQYEHTLAITKDGPRILTEQK
- a CDS encoding hybrid sensor histidine kinase/response regulator — its product is MKTRLLAFFLCILAFIGIFYGIWWMMNKFNHQTSPRSQHGFLDLSTWDFTKNGAVPLTGEWEFYPNQLLTHHDFVVSRPTPEYVPVPSPWNRYTRNGKSLSPFGSATYRLQIKLPHAEKVFGLKTSIIRMSNRIYINGKQLGASGIPKTNATYSPENTPYTRYTQLSGGVVEILVHVANYDYAPGGGIIDPIYFGEQTSIAALQNKALLFDSIVITSMTIMGLYLFGLYTQRRSDLFLLYFALYCLAAAFYAATHGEKILYMFVPSIHYYVFAKLQFFSTSITLIGLTMYTYYSFRELCSKWVIRICLAVGIFLVAVVACPLSVHSRFEILQITFALYTWMYLTYMSILASIRRVEGTFYLIFSSLFLIMYTIMLALTSIGYLPLNIVPPFWPVLFILLHSLWMSLRFSNAFKKVEELSVKLLTFDKRKDEFLAKTSHELRTPLHGIINIAELLLQDKKEDLEPKQKEGLVAIHLIGKRLATLINDIVDVSKIKHGELRIYPVPVDTRAVAQMIISFFEMMQKEKQLLLINQIPNDLPLAYADENRLKQIFYNLVDNAIKYTDSGKVELLGYVEGNFVTISVKDTGTGIPAEKFEEIFDSFHQLEDHMTSENPGIGLGLSITKQLIELHGGTIHVQSTVGEGSCFTFTLPIANEGNKDIQEHTLFTDAESAATATLSFSTPYKLLKESTYTVLVVDDEYSNLKVLLDALDSMGHSVIAAKNGQEALDMLHSHPTIDLVILDLMMPRMSGLDVCRTIRATHKLTEIPVLILTAAGQLGDIVASFEAGANDFLQKPVALPELKARVESLLLLKKSVQEALQHELDFLQAQITPHFLYNTLNTVISLSYKDVEKMREIINDLTYYLRAKFDFHNQERLIPLAQELELVRAYFGIEEVRYGTRLRVIFEIDETVHCLLPPLTIQPLVENAVRHGIAPKLSGGTITLSISQTIDMIYITVADDGVGIAESRLKEIVVGQYKGVGLQNVDKRLQNFYQCRLQIESSDQTGTTITIALPKEKLR
- a CDS encoding hybrid sensor histidine kinase/response regulator, with product MRTRLLAFGICLLSFTVIFALFWAVIEKNKSKEVPSARHGILDLSTWDLGKQEAILLNGEWAFYPDQLLVPEDFTREEKTPMYVQVPSFWNQYSINGKKRSAYGSATYRLQIKLNGREQIVGIKTSIIRTANKIYVNGQLIGSSGVPGSPETYSPKNTPYVRYVNVSGAKLDIIVQVSNYVYAPNGGISHAIYFGSQAAISALREKALLFDWVMLTSFFLMGVYFLGLYMQRRKDRPVVYFSLFCFFSALYVVTHGEKMLYTFFPQIDYFLFQRLQVISGMVSGISLVLYTYFSFPKLCFLWFVRVSVLINSVLIMMFLIFPMRVYSQVDLSLSFLGVIPYFYMIYISVLAAVRRVEGAGYVTIGAFSLMVAMVDTVLNINGYSPTYLLPPFEPLLFMVMHSFWMSLRFYNVFKKNEELSMKLVAADKVKDEFLAKTSHELRTPLHGIINLTQLLLNDIGEQIHPRQKESLYLIHSTGKRLSNLIHDIIDVSKMKQGELSIYPSCIDVRTSAQTVLAIFSTLQHEKGIMLLNHIPQDLPPAYVDENRLHQIFYNLVDNALKYTLHGKVELLAYVHGEWLEIVVEDTGTGIPEDKYDEIFQSFHQLEAHMTRENSGIGLGLNITKQLVELHGGTITVASKVGEGTRFTFTLPIAKEERKEEIHEENVYSLKNMGGRDVSFSTPHKMIRNGAYTVLVVDDEYSNLTIVMNAMDLMGYSVIAVKNGEEAIEVLQSHPTIDLVILDLMMPRLSGLEVCRHIRKTSSLSELPILMLTATGQVGDILASFEAGANDFLQKPVELAELKARVDSLLLMKKSAQHAIQNELDFLQAQITPHFLYNTLNTIVSLSYKDSEKMREIIHDLAYYLRAKFDFNRTERFVPIQQELELVRAYLEIEQVRYSHRLQIVFDIDEAVACLLPPLTIQPLVENAIQHGIAPQVSGGTVKVSIQQMRDEVCIAVEDDGVGMPQERIRQILDGQYDGVGFKNVNKRLQTMYNCQLQIESASGEGTKVVMLIKEEGM
- a CDS encoding 4-hydroxyphenylacetate 3-hydroxylase family protein is translated as MAVRTGQQFLEGLKNDGREIWLDGELIQDVTTHPAFKGAAEHIAKLFDLQHKYPEIMTATCPETGEKFGITHLIPRSKEDIKRIRKAMKVWAEASVGLMGRSPDYMNTTFACFAGHADVWARRGNEQGARNMIAYQKYVRDNDLIMTHSIINPQVDRSVSEAEQGGGEVSLHKVGETEDSIIVRGARMLATLAPFADELTVYPGSDIRLQDKKYAICFAVPMNTPGLKFICRDSYSKERNNFDYPLSSRFDEMDAVVIFDDVHVPKDRVFMDGDTVGYSEVIGDGYWRNYIIFQAMNRALTKLEFAFGLGHMIADTTGVNAFDHVQEKLGEIWNMMEMTRAGVVAAEEGAFEVDGKGIWAPDDKPLIALRGLMPKWIPRATELLKVIGGGGYMLTPSLKDMNGPLANDITKYYQARNADAEQRIRLFRLGWDFIGSELAGRGDLYERFYLSDAYRMTALNYKVAEKEHAEMLVKQFLNEPVNELQATK